The Streptomyces halobius genomic interval GCTGGTCACCGAGGGCTTCAAGCCGGGCCAGGTCGGTTCCTCCGCGATGCCGCACAAGATGAACACCCGTTCCTGCGAGCGTGTCAACGGCCTGATGGTGATCCTGCGCGGCTATGCCTCGATGGCCGGTGAGCTGTCCGGTGACCAGTGGAACGAGGGCGATGTCTCCTGCTCCGTGGTCCGCCGGGTCGCGCTCCCCGACTCCTTCTTCGCGCTGGACGGTCTGCTGGAGACCTTTCTGACCGTCCTGGACGAGTTCGGTGCCTTCCCCGCCGTCGTCGCCCGCGAGCTGGACCGCTATCTTCCCTTCCTCGCCACCACGAAGGTGCTGATGGGCTCCGTGCGGGCCGGGGTGGGCCGCGAGGAGGCGCACGAGGCGATCAAGGAGAACGCGGTGGCGTCGGCGCTGGCCATGCGCGAGCGGGGCGCGGAGCGCAATGAGCTGCTGGACAGGCTGGCGGCGGACTCGCGCATCCCGCTGGACAAGGCTCAGTTGGACGCCCTGATGGCGGACAAGCTGTCCTTCACGGGCGCGGCGGCCGACCAGGTGGCCGCTGTCGTCGGCCGGATCGAGGAGATCGCCAAGCAGCACCCGGAGGCCGCGGCCTACACGCCCGGCTCGATCCTCTGATGCCGATCGCCGGCCAGGGCTGGTGACATGGGCTTCACCCCGGAGGAACTGCAGGCCGCTCGCGACCGCCTCGTCCCTGACGTGGTGGCGAGCGGTCTGCGGGTGCTGTTCTGCGGTATCAACCCGGGCCTGATGACGGCGGCCACGGGCCACCACTTCGCCCGCCCCGGCAACCGCTTCTGGCCCGTTCTGCACGCGTCCGGCTTCACGCCCCGGCTGCTCAGGCCCGCCGAGCAGGAGGAGTTGCTGGCGCATGGCCTCGGCATCACCAATGTCGTGGCGCGGGCGACCGCGAAGGCGGACGAGTTGACGGCGGAGGAGTACCGCGAGGGCGGCCGGCTGCTGGCCGAGAAGGTGGCCCGGCTGCGGCCGCGCTGGCTCGCCGTCGCGGGGGTCACGGCCTATCGCGTCGCCTTCGGCGACAAGCATGCCGCGATCGGCCCACAGCAGCGCACCCTCGGCGACACCCGTATCTGGGCACTGCCCAACCCCAGCGGCCTCAACGCCCATTGGACGCCGGCGACCATGGCGGAGGAGTACGGGCGGCTGCGCGCCGCGGCGTTCGCGGAGAACTGACGGGCACAAGTGGCGCGCCGCCTCACCAGAGCGCAGCGCCCACGTCCTCCGAAGCCCCCACATCTCCTACGTCCCCCTCTCCCACCGCCACCAGCAGCTGGAACGGCAGCTCACGGTCCCCCTGCCCCACCCCCACGCCGACCCACCGGCCCGCCACCCGCCAGCCGTACATCAGCGGGACATATCCGCACAGCGAGTCCAGTGGCGGCCGGACCGGTATGCCCATGGCCGACCGTTCCAGACACACCCCGAGGTCGAGGACATCGGGCTCGCCCCACCGTAAGGACAGCGCCCGCACCAGCGCCGTCAGCTCGGCCTCGAACTCCTCCAGGGCCTCCTCGACCTCCGTGAGGTCCGCGTCCCAGAAGTCCCGGCTGACCCGCAGGTCGGCTATGTGGAAGCCCGGCCCGCTCTCGGCCATGGCGCCCCGGCTCCGCTCCGCCGGGAAATCCCGCAGGCGCAGCCGGTCGATGGCGGTCAGATGCTCGTCGATGGTCATGCCGTCAGTAAACCGGCTGGGTCTGACAATTGGCGTCCCTCCAGTCGCGGAGGGGGCCTCAAGCGGGGAGCCGGGAGGTGGACGCCCGCCGTGCAGCGGGCCCACCTCCCGGGCCTACGCCGGCCCCCGGACCCCGCACCCACTCCCCCTTTCGTAGGGAGTGGCTCTTCACGGGAATACCGCCCCGCCCCTCCGCGTTGTGGGCCTGCAAGGGGCGCCCCCAACCCTTAAGGGTCTCCCCCTAAGGGATCTGTCCCCTCGCCCCCCTGGGCGCCACCGCCCCGCCAGGGTCCCCACCGGGGCTCGCCCCCCACCCGCTGACCGGCTACGATCCGCCAGACACGCCGAGACGAGGGAGACGGACGTGGGGCGGCTCACCGGCGGGGACCCCTCTCTGCTTCGACGGATCAACTCCGCGGTGGTGCTGTACGCGCTGCGCGCCGCGGACTCCGCCACCCTCACCGCCCTCGTCCAGGTGACCGGTCTGTCCCGGCCGACGGTCGAGGGTGTGGTCGAGGGGCTCATCGAGATTGGGCTGGTGGCCGAGACGGCCGCCGAGGAGGGCGGGACCCGGCGCCAGGGGCGGCCGGCCCGACGGTTCCGCTTCCGTGCGGAGGCCGGTCATCTGCTGGGCATCGAGATCGGCTCCCACCGCATCGCGGCGCTGCTCTCCGACCTCGGCGGGCGGACGCTGGACTCGGAGCAGCGCCCCGTGGACGAGACCGTGCCGGCCGACGAGCGGCTGGAGCGGGTGCGCACCTTGGTGGCCGAGCTGCTGCGCCGTGCCGGAGTGGCGCGTCGTTCGCTGCGGGCCGTCGGCGTGGGCAGTCCCGGCATCGTGGAGGCGGACGGCACCGTACGGCTGGGCACGGCGCTGCCCGGCTGGACCGGCCTGCCCCTGGGCGAACGGCTGCGGCGGTCCTTCCGCTGCCCCGTCCTGGTGGAGAACGACGCCAACGCCGCCGCGGTCGCCGAGCACTGGAAGGGCGTGGCGGTCGAGTCCGACGACATCGTGTTCGTGCTGGCGGGGTTGAGCCCCGGTGCCGGTTCGCTGATCGGCGGCCGGCTGCACCGGGGTTTCGGCGGGGCGGCCGGGGAGATCGGCGCGCTGCATCTGCTGGGGCGCGAGGCGACGCCGGAGGCACTGTTGTCGACGACCGGGAAGCCGCTGACGCCCCTGGACGAGGCGCAGGTGGCGGCGGTGTTCGCGCTGGCGCGGGACGGCGATGGGCAGGCGCGGGAAGCGGTGGACCGGTTCATCCGGCGGCTGGTGCACGATGTCGCTGCGCTGGTGCTGGCGCTGGACCCGCAGCTGGTGGTGGTCGGCGGCTGGGCGGCCGGACTGGCCGGTGTACTGGAGCCGCTGCGGGGGGAGTTGGCACGTTACTGCCTGCGGCCGCCGCAGGTGGCCCTCTCGGAGCTGGGCGAGGCCGCGGTGTCCACCGGGGCGCTGCGGCTCGCGCTCGACCACGTGGAGGGTGAACTCTTCACGGTGGAGGGCACAGTGACCGGGCGTCAGGGAAGGCCACCAGTGAGGGGCACGTCACCGTGAGACTTGCACGGCGGGCCCGCGCCGGCGTGCGGCGCGGACCCGGACGGCTGCGTGGCCGGGTCAGCCCGCCAGCAGGGCGACCGCGTCGCTCTCCCCGAACGTGAGCCGGCAGGTGTCGGCGCGGTACGTGGAGACCGCGACGGCAGCGGAACGGCCCGCGGACACATAGCGGGTGGTGACGACCAGCACCGGCGCACCGGGCAGCCGGTCCAGCTGCTTGGCGTCCTCCGCGCGGGCCGAGCCCAGCTCGACGGTCCGGTCCTGGCCCTCCAGCTCCAGTTTCCGCAGCTCCTCCAGGACGGCACGGGCACGGGCCGGGGCGCTGACCGGGGCCACCCCCGAGCAACCGGGGACCGAGGCCGACGGCACGTACAGCAACTCGGCGGCGACCGGCTGCCCGTTGGTGACCCGGCTGCGGCGCACGATGTGTACCCGCTCGCCGGGGGCCGTCTCCAGGAGCCGGGTCACCGAGGCGGGCACCGTCTCGGTCTCGACGGCGTCGACCGGCTGCCAGTCGTCGCCGGGCGCGCCGGGCCACGTATGGCGCGCGGGGTCGACGGCGACGCCGACCCGCGGCGGCGCGACGGTCGTCCCCACGCCGCGCCGGCGCTGCAGCCTGCCCTCCAGCTCCAGCTGCTCCAGCGCCTGCCGGAGCGTGGCCCGTGCGACGCCGAACCGCGCCGCCAGTTCCCGCTCGTTGGGAAGAATCTCACCGACCGCGAATTCCGAATCCAGCGCGTCGCTGAGCACGGTCTTGAGGTGCCAGTACTTCGGCTCCGGCACCGTTTCGAGCTGCGTGGTCCCCACCCTGTCCTCCGCCTGGCCGTTTGCCCCGCAAAGTTGCGCCCCCAAGGGAGACGGGCCCGCTCAGGCCACCCCCATGGACATGGCCTCACGCGCGGGGCCTACGGATGCCAGGACGACCCTGGCGACCGTCCCCATGCGGGCCTGCGCGGGCCGCACCGATCAGGCCCCGCGCGGGCCGCACGCATCCCTCGGGCCCTGCGTGGCCCGAATATGAGCGCTTCTTTATTAAAGGTTGTTTCAGTATCCCGACGATATGGCCGCTCCCACCCTTGGTCAAGACCAATCCCGGATCCGTTTACGGCCTTTACGGCCAAGGCCTGACCGCGTGGCCGGCCGCGCCCACCGGGCCGCCGACAGCAGCCCTCACCCGGATACGCTCACCGTCATGCTCGCCCTGCTGCACACCTCGCCCGCCCATGCCCCGGTGTTCGACGCACTGCGCGACGAGGACTCCCCCGGGCTGGCGCTGCGTCACCTCGTACACCCCCAACTCCTCGACCGGGCAAGGGAACAGGGACCCCAAACGGTGGCGGAGGAGGTCGCCCGTGTGCTCGCCGGAGCAGCGCGCGACGGGGCGCGGGCGGTGCTGTGCACCTGCTCGACGATCGGTTGGGTCGCCGAGTCGGCCGAGTCCGCACTCGGCCTGCCCGTCCTCCGGGTGGACCGGCCGATGGCCGCGGCCGCCGTCGCCGCCGGTCCGCGGATCGCCGTGCTCGCCGCCCTGGAGAGCACGCTGGGCCCCACTGCGGACCTGATCGCGGAGGAGGCCGGCCGGGCCGGACGCCGGGTGAGCGTGCGCACGGTGCTCGTACCGGGCGCGTGGCAGCTCTTCGAGGCGGGCGATACGGCTGGCTACGGGGCGGCGGTGGCGGCAGTGGCACGGACGGTACGGGACACGGACGCGATCGTGCTGGCGCAGGCGTCCATGGCACCGGCCGCCGAGCGGATGGGGGCCGATCGCGGCGACGGCGCGGTACCGGTGCTGTCGAGCCCGCGGCCCGGACTCCGGGCCGCCGCTCAGCTCGTGGCGAGGGAGGCGAGCTTGTCCGGGTTGCGGACGATGTAGACCGTCTGGATCCGGCCGTCCTCGATGTCGAGCTGGACGACGCTGTCCGGCTTGCCGCCGTGGTGCATCAACACCGCGATTCCGCCGTTGAGTTCGAGCAGGGTGACCTCCCAACCGGGAGGGGCGGTCCTGGCAACGCCGATCAGGAAGCGGGCGACCTTGTCGGGGGACTCGATGATCCGCAGCGGGGCCTTGGCCTTCCCTCCGCTGTCCCCGACCAGCCGCGCGTCCGCGGCCAGCAGGCTCAGCAGCCCCTCCAGGTCGTCGCCGGCCGCCGCGGCCAGGAACCGCTCGGTCAGAGCGCGCTGCCGGTCGGCGTCGACCTCGAAGCGCGGCCTGCCTTCCTGGACATGCTGCCGGGCCCGGCCCGCCAGTTGGCGTACCGCGGCCTCGCTCCGGTCAAGGACGCCGGCGATCTCCGCGTACGGATAGCCGAAGGCTTCCCGCAGGACGAACACCGCGCGCTCCAGAGGCGAGAGCGATTCCATGACGACGAGCATGGCGAGGGTGACGGACTCGGTGAACACCGCCCGCTCCGCGGTGTCCGGGGCGATGGCCCCGATGTCGGTGGCGAGCGGCTCCGGCAGCCAGGGCCCCACATAGGACTCGCGGCGCGACTGGACGTGCCGGAGGCGGTCGACGGCCAGCCGGGTGGTGACACGCACCAGATAGGCACGCGGCTCACGGACCTCGGAACGGTCGGCGGCCGACCAGCGCAGCCACGCGTCCTGGACGACGTCCTCGGCGTCGGCCACCCGGCCGAGCATGCGGTAGGCGACGCCGTGCAGCACGGGCCGGTGCTCTTCGAAGACCTCGGTGGCGTGACCGGCCTGGCCGGCATCGCTGACGTGGGCGGCGTCCGTGACGTCGGTGGCATGGGGCGCGGGATCGTTCGGCACGCCGCCATCCCACCCGGCCACCACCGCATTGTCCAGCGGAAACGGCGCAGAGTGACGGGGCGGCGGCGTGGCGTTCGGCACAGTGCGGGGGGGGCGAACGCGGGCCCGGCCTGGACCCTGACGCGGGCCGGAGGCCGGCCGGTCCCGGGCTCGGACACGGGCGCCGGCCCACGCGGGGCCGGCACTCGGCCCGACAACCCCATACCACTCAGTAGCCTTTCCTGGCATCGTTTGCCCATGTCCCCCGGCAACGCCGTACCCCCCCGGCACCACCGCAACCCCTTTGAGGAGTCCCCCATGGCCGCCTCGGTCTCCTTCGCCCGTGTCCGCACCGCGGACCGGCCGCCGTTCACGGTCGCGTACGAGCGCAAGGGTTCCGGCGAACCCGTCGTTCTGCTGCACGGCATCGGTCACCATCTCCAGGCGTGGCGGCCGGTCTGCGACATCCTCGCCGCCTCGCACGAGGTCATCGCCGTCGACCTGCCCGGCTTCGGCGCCTCGCCCGCGCTGCCGGACGGCTCCTCGTACGACCTGGAGACGGTGGTGCCGCTGCTCGCCGCGGCCTTCACGGAGCTGGAACTGGAGCGCCCGCATGTGGTGGGGAACTCACTGGGCGGGCTGCTGGCCCTGCAGTTGGGCCGCGCGAAGGCCGTACGGTCGGTCACCGCGCTCTCGCCCGCGGGCTTTTGGACGCACACCGAGCGCCGTTACGCGTTCGGGGTGCTGCGGGGCATGTACGCCGGAGCGCAGGCGCTGCCGCAGCCGGTGGTGGAGACGCTGGCACGGACCGTCATAGGGCGGGCGTCGCTGACCGGCTCCATCTACGCCCACCCTGGGCGCCGTTCGGCCGAGGCGGTGGTGGCGGAGACCCGGGCGCTGCGCGAGGCACCCGGGTTCGCGCGGACGCTGGCGGCCGGCCGAGACGTGCGGTTCACCGATGATGTGCCGGACGTCCCGGTGACGATCGGCTGGGGCAGCCGGGACCGGCTGCTGCCACGCCGTCAGGGCGTGCGCGCCAAGCACACGATTCCGGGCGCCCGGCTCGTGCGCCTCCCGGGCTGCGGACATGTGCCGATGAACGACGATCCGGCGCTGGTGGCGCGGGTCGTCCTCGACACGGTCGCCTGAGACGACGGAACGGTCGGCTCGGACGACACGACCGGCTGAGACGGCACGACGGGCTGGGACGAGGGGTGTCAGCGGGAGACCCGGGGCCGGGTGTGCGTACGTTCCGGTGCCCGGGCCGCCGTGTCCGACCGCCGCCCCCTGGGACGCAGCATGCCCGAGCCGAGCGCGACACCGGTGCCGCCCAGCAGGCTGCCGCCCAGCTGGGCGAGGCCGTAGCCGATGGTCGCGGCGAGCGGGTGCGCAGTCGACGAACACACCGGGTACGGCGGGTGACCGGTCCGAAACCACTCCAGTGGTCGGGGAACTTGGCGTCTTCACCATTCAGAGCGCCAGCGGCCGTCCCTGCCATCCTGCGGGCCTCTTGGGCCACGTCGGGCCGATTGTTCCGGACCGTGGCAGACGCGACCCTGAGTCACAGCTCACCCCACACGGCCAGGTGCGCGGGGCCTGCCTCGGACGTGCGGGGTTCGATCTCCGTTGCTGTGTTGCGAGCTGTTCGCTCTCGTCGAATCGGTCTTGCCTCAACAACAGCCAGCACATGCCAACGACGCCTGTTGCGGCGGTGAGTGTCCGTCCCGTCTCGCGGGCGAGTCGGATCGCTTCCGCCAGCGCGCAACACGCCATGTCGTACTGCCGAACCTGCGTCAGGTACTTGCAGGTCAGCAGCAAGGCGTGACACCGCGCAATCATGGCGTGCTGCTGCTCTTCGCCCTCCAGTGCCTCAACCGTCGCTTCGGCGGAACGCAGCGGGCCCGGAAGCCGCTTCGCCACCGAACCGTACCGAT includes:
- a CDS encoding alpha/beta fold hydrolase, whose amino-acid sequence is MAASVSFARVRTADRPPFTVAYERKGSGEPVVLLHGIGHHLQAWRPVCDILAASHEVIAVDLPGFGASPALPDGSSYDLETVVPLLAAAFTELELERPHVVGNSLGGLLALQLGRAKAVRSVTALSPAGFWTHTERRYAFGVLRGMYAGAQALPQPVVETLARTVIGRASLTGSIYAHPGRRSAEAVVAETRALREAPGFARTLAAGRDVRFTDDVPDVPVTIGWGSRDRLLPRRQGVRAKHTIPGARLVRLPGCGHVPMNDDPALVARVVLDTVA
- the mug gene encoding G/U mismatch-specific DNA glycosylase; protein product: MGFTPEELQAARDRLVPDVVASGLRVLFCGINPGLMTAATGHHFARPGNRFWPVLHASGFTPRLLRPAEQEELLAHGLGITNVVARATAKADELTAEEYREGGRLLAEKVARLRPRWLAVAGVTAYRVAFGDKHAAIGPQQRTLGDTRIWALPNPSGLNAHWTPATMAEEYGRLRAAAFAEN
- a CDS encoding aspartate/glutamate racemase family protein; translated protein: MLALLHTSPAHAPVFDALRDEDSPGLALRHLVHPQLLDRAREQGPQTVAEEVARVLAGAARDGARAVLCTCSTIGWVAESAESALGLPVLRVDRPMAAAAVAAGPRIAVLAALESTLGPTADLIAEEAGRAGRRVSVRTVLVPGAWQLFEAGDTAGYGAAVAAVARTVRDTDAIVLAQASMAPAAERMGADRGDGAVPVLSSPRPGLRAAAQLVAREASLSGLRTM
- a CDS encoding ROK family protein — its product is MGRLTGGDPSLLRRINSAVVLYALRAADSATLTALVQVTGLSRPTVEGVVEGLIEIGLVAETAAEEGGTRRQGRPARRFRFRAEAGHLLGIEIGSHRIAALLSDLGGRTLDSEQRPVDETVPADERLERVRTLVAELLRRAGVARRSLRAVGVGSPGIVEADGTVRLGTALPGWTGLPLGERLRRSFRCPVLVENDANAAAVAEHWKGVAVESDDIVFVLAGLSPGAGSLIGGRLHRGFGGAAGEIGALHLLGREATPEALLSTTGKPLTPLDEAQVAAVFALARDGDGQAREAVDRFIRRLVHDVAALVLALDPQLVVVGGWAAGLAGVLEPLRGELARYCLRPPQVALSELGEAAVSTGALRLALDHVEGELFTVEGTVTGRQGRPPVRGTSP
- a CDS encoding GntR family transcriptional regulator; translated protein: MGTTQLETVPEPKYWHLKTVLSDALDSEFAVGEILPNERELAARFGVARATLRQALEQLELEGRLQRRRGVGTTVAPPRVGVAVDPARHTWPGAPGDDWQPVDAVETETVPASVTRLLETAPGERVHIVRRSRVTNGQPVAAELLYVPSASVPGCSGVAPVSAPARARAVLEELRKLELEGQDRTVELGSARAEDAKQLDRLPGAPVLVVTTRYVSAGRSAAVAVSTYRADTCRLTFGESDAVALLAG
- a CDS encoding RNA polymerase sigma-70 factor → MPNDPAPHATDVTDAAHVSDAGQAGHATEVFEEHRPVLHGVAYRMLGRVADAEDVVQDAWLRWSAADRSEVREPRAYLVRVTTRLAVDRLRHVQSRRESYVGPWLPEPLATDIGAIAPDTAERAVFTESVTLAMLVVMESLSPLERAVFVLREAFGYPYAEIAGVLDRSEAAVRQLAGRARQHVQEGRPRFEVDADRQRALTERFLAAAAGDDLEGLLSLLAADARLVGDSGGKAKAPLRIIESPDKVARFLIGVARTAPPGWEVTLLELNGGIAVLMHHGGKPDSVVQLDIEDGRIQTVYIVRNPDKLASLATS